From Proteiniborus sp. MB09-C3, the proteins below share one genomic window:
- a CDS encoding Vat family streptogramin A O-acetyltransferase: MTGPDKKKLYPNENIKSVCYISNLPKRPNVEIGEYTYYSDNKKSPEKFYDNIEHHYEFLGDKLIIGKFCAIAEGVKFIMNGANHRMDGITTYPFNIFGCGWEKVTPTIEQLPFKGDTVIGNDVWIGQNVTIMPGVVIGDGAIIAANSTVVKSVEPYTIYGGNPAKFIKKRFSDEKIEFLLKLQWWNWSEEEIFNNLEELTSDVGLEQLMGK, translated from the coding sequence ATGACTGGACCAGATAAGAAAAAACTTTATCCTAACGAGAATATAAAGAGCGTTTGCTATATAAGTAATTTGCCTAAACGCCCTAATGTAGAAATTGGCGAATATACTTATTATAGTGATAACAAAAAGTCACCTGAGAAATTTTATGATAATATTGAGCATCATTATGAATTTCTGGGGGATAAACTGATAATAGGTAAGTTCTGTGCGATTGCAGAGGGTGTTAAGTTTATTATGAATGGAGCAAACCATAGAATGGATGGAATTACAACCTATCCCTTTAATATCTTTGGCTGTGGATGGGAAAAGGTTACTCCTACAATAGAACAACTTCCTTTTAAGGGAGATACTGTGATTGGTAATGATGTGTGGATAGGTCAAAATGTAACCATTATGCCAGGCGTTGTAATTGGTGATGGTGCGATTATTGCCGCTAATTCAACAGTAGTGAAAAGTGTTGAGCCATATACAATATATGGTGGGAATCCAGCTAAGTTTATCAAAAAACGCTTTAGTGACGAAAAGATTGAATTCTTGCTAAAGCTTCAATGGTGGAATTGGAGCGAAGAGGAAATATTTAATAATCTTGAAGAGCTAACATCAGATGTGGGATTAGAACAATTAATGGGAAAATAG
- a CDS encoding recombinase zinc beta ribbon domain-containing protein, protein MKIRGFKRCGDIYRRVHWNNRGYKSIVWRCVSRLEEKDSECTAPTINEETLQNAVVKAINELLVNKEPFLQTLQKNIATIFNEENDNATDDIDGKLEELQQQLLIQAKSKNDYDDVADEIYRLRELKQNALVENAEREGKRQRIAEMTDFLNEQSCELEEYDEQLVRWLIERVTVHDDRIEVEFKSSIEIDIEN, encoded by the coding sequence GTGAAAATTCGCGGTTTCAAACGGTGCGGCGATATTTACCGACGGGTACATTGGAATAACCGAGGTTACAAGTCAATCGTTTGGAGATGCGTTAGTCGATTGGAGGAGAAGGACTCTGAATGCACTGCCCCTACCATAAATGAGGAAACATTGCAGAATGCAGTTGTTAAGGCTATAAACGAACTTTTGGTCAACAAAGAACCCTTCCTCCAGACGCTACAGAAAAATATAGCTACTATATTTAATGAAGAAAATGATAATGCCACCGATGATATTGATGGTAAATTGGAAGAATTACAGCAACAGCTTCTTATACAAGCAAAGTCCAAGAATGACTATGATGATGTGGCTGATGAAATTTACCGCCTTCGAGAATTAAAGCAAAATGCACTAGTTGAAAATGCAGAGCGAGAAGGAAAAAGGCAACGAATCGCTGAAATGACTGATTTCTTGAATGAGCAATCCTGCGAGTTAGAGGAGTATGATGAGCAATTAGTAAGGTGGCTTATTGAAAGGGTTACGGTGCATGATGACAGAATTGAGGTGGAATTTAAGTCAAGTATTGAAATAGATATAGAAAATTAG
- a CDS encoding HD domain-containing protein: MYMEKIIKEMKEIFKEIPFGIDHTLKVLQNAEEIMKGENVEAEEKELISIVAILHDIGAVEAQKKYGSIDGSYQEIEGPTVAKDILKKVEYDKNIDRICFIIGNHHTPSKIDGPDFQIQWEADLLENLTVMDKEKEQQKIKRCIDENFKTSTGKKIAYERFIIG, translated from the coding sequence ATGTATATGGAAAAAATTATTAAAGAGATGAAAGAAATCTTCAAAGAAATTCCTTTTGGAATTGACCATACTCTCAAGGTTTTACAAAATGCAGAAGAGATAATGAAAGGTGAAAATGTTGAAGCAGAAGAAAAAGAATTAATTAGTATTGTTGCTATACTACATGATATTGGTGCTGTTGAAGCACAAAAAAAGTATGGTTCAATAGATGGATCCTATCAGGAGATAGAGGGACCAACAGTAGCAAAAGATATATTAAAAAAAGTAGAATATGACAAAAATATTGATCGAATATGCTTTATAATAGGTAACCATCACACTCCTTCTAAAATTGATGGCCCTGATTTTCAGATACAATGGGAAGCAGATTTGCTTGAGAACTTAACGGTTATGGATAAAGAAAAGGAACAGCAAAAAATAAAAAGATGTATAGATGAGAATTTTAAAACGTCTACAGGAAAAAAGATAGCTTATGAACGTTTTATCATAGGTTAA
- a CDS encoding helix-turn-helix domain-containing protein, with the protein MDCVKIGNLIAKLRKEKNLTQRNIADALGIQNKTVSKWECGLGCPDLSLWPELSTILGVDMKQMMEGEITSNKPDSGNIDKVRFYVCPSCGNILVSTGSASIFCCGRKLERILPTVATIAPKITVEEIDTDYFVTFDHPMTKDHYLSFVAYVKSDRVFLNRLYPEQSPTCRFPITTGGKLFVYCIKHGLSVY; encoded by the coding sequence ATGGATTGTGTGAAAATAGGCAATTTAATTGCCAAGCTACGAAAGGAAAAAAACCTTACCCAGAGAAATATTGCAGATGCACTGGGTATTCAAAATAAAACTGTTTCAAAATGGGAATGTGGTTTAGGATGTCCTGACCTATCGCTGTGGCCAGAACTATCTACTATTTTGGGTGTTGATATGAAACAGATGATGGAGGGTGAAATCACATCAAATAAGCCGGATAGCGGCAATATTGATAAAGTACGTTTTTACGTCTGTCCTTCCTGTGGAAATATTTTGGTGAGCACAGGAAGTGCCTCTATCTTCTGCTGCGGAAGAAAGTTAGAACGTATCTTGCCTACTGTTGCAACTATTGCACCAAAAATCACGGTAGAGGAAATAGATACTGATTACTTTGTCACATTTGACCATCCAATGACCAAAGATCATTATCTTTCTTTTGTGGCCTATGTTAAAAGTGACAGAGTATTTCTAAATCGCTTGTACCCAGAACAAAGTCCAACTTGTAGGTTTCCTATAACTACCGGTGGCAAACTATTTGTTTATTGTATTAAGCATGGCTTATCGGTATATTAG
- a CDS encoding GIY-YIG nuclease family protein translates to MMDTKRKKELLEAYKNRHPEMGVISYRCKETGEVFLGISKDTKSGFNSNNMKLAANWHPNKRLQELWNKYGSEGFELSVIKVLKYDDPHEDHTAKLESLREQCLAADPNARRIWR, encoded by the coding sequence ATGATGGATACAAAAAGAAAAAAAGAGCTTTTAGAAGCCTATAAAAACAGACATCCTGAAATGGGAGTAATATCTTACCGTTGTAAAGAAACTGGCGAGGTATTTTTGGGTATCTCCAAAGATACAAAATCAGGCTTTAACAGCAATAATATGAAATTGGCAGCCAACTGGCATCCTAATAAACGATTACAAGAACTCTGGAATAAATATGGCTCGGAAGGCTTTGAACTATCAGTTATTAAAGTGTTAAAGTATGATGACCCACATGAAGATCATACAGCAAAATTAGAAAGTTTGAGAGAACAGTGTCTCGCTGCTGATCCAAATGCAAGGAGGATATGGCGATGA
- a CDS encoding DUF6530 family protein, giving the protein MNEKVVMVSNDYDRIDGRNAYQSDIKRLTLGAPMLEENKKMQIAAQIWKNDKDGELILAQELPIHQIFDLMIFLSRTLLYFKEAYRLPLLYDPEKPTAERVGVQGGILPVEVCVDNQNINEDIKAFAQSLNDLGEIIGERQRVLSRILEELECY; this is encoded by the coding sequence ATGAATGAAAAAGTTGTTATGGTGTCAAATGATTATGACCGTATAGATGGCAGAAATGCTTATCAATCTGACATCAAACGTTTAACGCTAGGTGCGCCTATGCTGGAAGAAAATAAAAAAATGCAGATTGCCGCACAGATTTGGAAAAATGATAAAGATGGTGAATTGATTTTGGCCCAGGAGCTACCTATCCATCAAATATTTGATTTGATGATTTTTTTGTCCAGGACATTGCTTTACTTCAAGGAGGCTTACCGACTCCCCCTTTTATATGACCCGGAAAAACCCACAGCGGAACGAGTTGGAGTACAAGGTGGGATATTACCAGTAGAAGTGTGTGTAGACAATCAAAATATCAATGAGGACATCAAAGCATTTGCCCAAAGTTTAAATGATTTAGGAGAAATAATTGGAGAACGTCAACGAGTGCTTAGCCGCATACTAGAAGAGTTGGAGTGTTACTAA
- a CDS encoding nucleotidyltransferase domain-containing protein yields the protein MIDNIIQSVTEKLSSLPYIEGIVLGGSRARGTHTEDSDIDIGIYYKSESFDITAINQIATELDDENRNNLVVPPGAWGDWINGGGWLVINGYHVDLILRDIKRVEQIIKDTEQGIVTANYQTGHPHGYISAMYRGELAISKILYAKNESLCELKKQAERYPTALQKGLTEFFMFEAGFSLMFAENNIDKDDVSYVCGHCFRSISSLNQVLFAINKEYCINEKKAVKMIEGFKIKPSDYKERVDKVISLISTDVDCTRKGIEILQRLVNEVKYLKGDHVQ from the coding sequence ATGATAGATAATATTATTCAATCAGTGACAGAAAAATTATCCTCTTTGCCTTATATAGAAGGCATCGTATTAGGGGGTTCCCGTGCAAGAGGTACCCATACAGAGGATTCTGATATAGATATCGGAATCTATTACAAATCAGAATCATTTGACATTACAGCGATTAATCAAATTGCTACAGAGTTGGATGATGAGAATAGAAATAACCTTGTTGTACCTCCCGGAGCGTGGGGTGATTGGATTAATGGCGGCGGATGGTTAGTTATAAATGGGTATCATGTTGACTTGATTTTACGTGATATAAAACGGGTGGAACAAATAATCAAAGATACGGAGCAAGGAATTGTTACTGCTAATTATCAGACGGGGCATCCCCATGGATATATAAGTGCTATGTATCGAGGAGAATTAGCGATTAGCAAAATACTATATGCTAAGAATGAAAGCTTATGCGAATTAAAAAAGCAGGCAGAACGTTATCCAACCGCTTTGCAGAAGGGATTAACTGAATTTTTTATGTTTGAGGCAGGTTTCTCTTTAATGTTTGCTGAGAACAATATTGATAAAGACGATGTATCCTATGTTTGTGGACATTGCTTTCGAAGCATATCTTCCCTTAATCAAGTCTTGTTTGCAATAAATAAAGAATACTGTATAAATGAAAAAAAGGCTGTTAAGATGATTGAAGGTTTTAAGATCAAGCCAAGCGATTACAAGGAAAGGGTCGATAAGGTTATTTCCTTAATATCAACTGATGTAGATTGTACAAGAAAAGGAATAGAGATTCTTCAAAGACTAGTAAATGAGGTTAAATACCTGAAAGGAGACCATGTTCAATGA
- a CDS encoding ATP-binding protein, whose amino-acid sequence MADITEIRELAKKLNLWNISRGYIDLNDEKLSNLDYLQMILQKELEIRARQKQIKLRRASKLPNKVFELSNLNKGLEWQIKQLSHLTWLNEEQNVILLGKCGTGKTSLAVHLGETAIGNGHKTYYASIDTFVSIVENKDINPKAGATFSYMRECDLIIIDDVFYLEPTRSELQAFYRAVTFLNETRSIIFITNREISTWLDVVEDKHLCQTLLDRITANCQIIRLTDR is encoded by the coding sequence ATGGCTGATATAACTGAAATCCGCGAGTTGGCTAAGAAGCTAAATCTATGGAATATTTCCAGGGGATATATTGATTTGAATGATGAGAAACTGTCCAATCTAGATTATCTTCAGATGATATTACAAAAAGAACTAGAGATACGAGCCAGACAAAAACAGATCAAGCTAAGAAGGGCAAGCAAACTTCCCAACAAGGTATTTGAATTATCGAATTTAAACAAAGGTTTGGAATGGCAAATTAAACAATTATCCCATCTGACATGGCTTAATGAAGAACAAAACGTTATTCTGCTTGGTAAATGCGGGACAGGCAAAACTAGTCTTGCAGTTCATCTTGGAGAAACAGCGATCGGTAATGGACATAAAACTTACTATGCATCCATTGATACTTTTGTATCTATTGTAGAGAACAAAGATATAAACCCAAAAGCAGGAGCAACCTTCTCATATATGCGGGAGTGCGACTTGATTATTATTGATGATGTTTTTTATCTAGAACCAACCAGGTCAGAGTTGCAGGCTTTTTATCGAGCAGTTACTTTTCTTAATGAAACAAGAAGTATCATTTTTATTACCAATCGAGAAATATCTACATGGTTAGATGTAGTGGAAGACAAACATCTTTGTCAGACTCTGTTAGATAGAATAACAGCCAATTGTCAGATCATTCGCTTGACCGACAGATAA
- a CDS encoding DUF6602 domain-containing protein gives MGQIDIKSLFYSLQTQMCAKLSTNRQHIQHPGIKGDSSELNWIEWLKTYLPKRYSVDKAFIIDCDGNMSDQIDVVIYDQQYSPFVFNQDNAYYIPAESVYAIFEVKQEINKENIIYAGDKTKSVRSLKRTSTAIPHAGGYYAPKPHNKILSGILTLSSVWNPPLGKSFEEAIYSLEDESKLDIGCILAEGSFLADYKNDVLMKSTEEESLIFFFLKLLIELQSLGTTPAIDINCYGSALDSI, from the coding sequence ATGGGACAAATTGATATTAAAAGTCTTTTCTATTCTTTACAGACCCAGATGTGTGCTAAGTTGTCGACCAATAGGCAACACATACAGCATCCTGGCATAAAAGGTGATTCATCCGAATTAAATTGGATTGAATGGCTAAAAACTTATTTACCGAAAAGATATAGCGTAGATAAAGCTTTTATAATTGATTGCGACGGAAATATGAGTGATCAAATTGATGTAGTTATTTACGACCAACAATATTCACCTTTTGTATTCAATCAGGATAATGCTTATTATATTCCTGCCGAGAGCGTTTATGCTATATTTGAAGTTAAGCAAGAAATTAATAAAGAAAATATCATCTATGCTGGTGATAAAACAAAAAGTGTACGCTCTTTAAAAAGGACATCAACAGCAATCCCGCATGCCGGTGGATATTATGCTCCAAAGCCACACAATAAGATTCTTTCGGGAATATTAACGTTATCAAGTGTTTGGAATCCGCCTCTAGGGAAAAGCTTTGAAGAAGCTATATATAGCTTAGAGGATGAAAGTAAACTAGATATTGGATGTATCTTAGCAGAAGGTTCATTCTTGGCAGATTATAAAAATGATGTTTTGATGAAAAGCACAGAGGAAGAATCATTGATTTTTTTCTTTCTAAAATTATTAATAGAGCTACAAAGTTTGGGTACTACACCTGCGATTGATATTAATTGTTATGGAAGTGCATTGGATTCTATATAA
- the istA gene encoding IS21 family transposase: MIGIEQYQKIQEYKALGLAQTKTAKALGITYTSVSKYWNMSKEDYAREAEKERYHMDNYRQYILEQLKICPQIRDTNIYLKLIEAFPDLQVKRATFYRYMKALREQHGYQHTSKRKISPREVSPPGYEAQADFGQYKLKDMYGRIVRVYFFCMVLSYSRMKFVCFSPDPFTTETAIKAHNYTFQYFGGRPQTILYDLDRVYVVSENLGNIILVPAFEEYVKRIGYSVSLCRPRDPQSKGKVEEVIGYVKQSFLEGRVYTGIDSLNSAALAWLDREGNGRVHTVTRKVPREMFIEEQKQLFHVKPYSEVSSTVASFDSNGVVSYKGNRYQIDVGVMDAHQRIRIEDDGEILLFYDTDTNELLAKYPVTEGTGQIFKPEGNNNRNRVSHALIKQYFAEHEIAQEFIQRMEQEQPKYFNSHCIRLNRMTKFYSMEQMLDGVRYCIETERCNAYELLAYMMYKHGEQIAKKFLPNQQYFNHLTRSKEIRREIDG, translated from the coding sequence ATGATCGGTATCGAGCAATATCAAAAAATCCAGGAATACAAAGCACTTGGACTTGCCCAGACCAAAACTGCTAAAGCGCTGGGGATCACCTATACTTCTGTCAGTAAATACTGGAATATGAGTAAAGAGGATTATGCTAGGGAAGCTGAAAAGGAAAGGTACCACATGGATAACTACCGTCAGTACATACTGGAACAGTTGAAAATATGCCCACAAATCCGAGATACCAATATTTATCTTAAATTAATTGAAGCCTTTCCTGATTTACAAGTTAAACGAGCTACTTTCTATCGCTACATGAAAGCTTTAAGGGAACAGCATGGGTATCAGCATACCAGTAAGCGGAAAATCTCGCCACGTGAAGTCTCGCCACCAGGATATGAAGCTCAGGCTGATTTTGGTCAATATAAACTTAAAGATATGTATGGAAGAATTGTAAGGGTATATTTCTTTTGTATGGTTTTGAGTTATAGCAGAATGAAATTTGTTTGCTTTTCACCGGATCCCTTCACGACCGAAACAGCCATTAAAGCTCATAACTATACATTTCAATATTTTGGAGGAAGACCACAGACAATTCTATATGATCTTGATAGGGTCTATGTGGTTAGCGAAAATCTAGGTAATATTATACTTGTACCGGCCTTTGAAGAATATGTAAAGCGTATCGGCTACAGTGTTTCATTATGCAGGCCAAGAGATCCTCAGAGTAAAGGTAAGGTAGAAGAGGTCATTGGATATGTTAAGCAAAGTTTTCTGGAGGGGAGGGTATATACCGGAATTGACAGTCTTAACAGTGCAGCTCTTGCATGGTTGGATAGAGAAGGCAACGGGAGAGTTCATACTGTGACTAGAAAAGTGCCACGAGAAATGTTTATTGAAGAACAAAAACAGCTTTTTCATGTTAAACCATATTCAGAGGTATCAAGTACTGTAGCATCCTTTGATTCCAATGGAGTGGTCAGCTATAAAGGGAATCGTTATCAGATTGATGTCGGTGTGATGGATGCACATCAACGCATACGTATAGAGGATGATGGTGAAATACTTCTATTTTATGATACTGATACTAATGAATTATTAGCTAAGTATCCAGTAACAGAAGGTACTGGACAGATATTCAAACCTGAAGGAAATAATAACAGAAACAGGGTCTCTCATGCTCTTATAAAACAATATTTTGCAGAGCATGAAATCGCTCAGGAATTTATACAGCGGATGGAACAGGAACAACCAAAATATTTTAATAGCCATTGCATTCGCTTAAATCGCATGACGAAGTTTTATTCGATGGAGCAAATGCTTGATGGGGTAAGATATTGCATTGAAACTGAACGCTGCAATGCCTATGAACTTTTGGCCTACATGATGTATAAGCATGGTGAGCAGATAGCGAAGAAGTTCTTACCAAATCAGCAGTATTTCAACCATCTGACACGTAGCAAGGAGATAAGGAGGGAAATCGATGGCTGA
- a CDS encoding AAA family ATPase, which produces MKKTCILSPDRQLTEEEQSLVWKKPPSHIESEAEKRIYEEIVRNWNRGEMKISTILLEGDAGSGKTQIAKALSADFNLPYTKVTCFADMDKSDVLGSILPVLSEEDGHSDKVEYRYYPSEIVRAYENGWLLEIQEPTVIRDAAVLMALNSALEPDGSLNLPTRIAHRHPDFIAVITTNRGYNGFRPLNEALRDRVQHAEKLDLPPKEVMMERVKAKTGYESEPVLSLLAETIMVLDETARANAIKGVAGMRSYIFWVDAVQSGASIQKSLYYKVLYKITTDPQELVILEQALASHGLTEKLEEMDHICQSQKDGENPEVMELNISENGEFSAKTDQADKNAVRLRKSEDSEGHSDTSSDENTDISSNDNGENGTPFYHELDKSDTTELQKKEFRKQLNREARQSVQGSVHEDIKLIVHRPEVTYQNREEYNRMMTTLMPVIRELIRKTNPLLEHELSAEFAKSRLYGTKFCADQVATMDFRTFARKRPPEEEPSIAVALRIDESASMSAFGRLESAKQAAVALYEFCTRCGIPIMVYGDTADRSKLEQMSVYSYVDFESKDANEKYALMNIQARSNNRDGMALRIISDRLLYAPQKSKLIISISDGQPKAMPDYSGEKAAYDMKDTLQEFRRKGIQFLAAAIGQDKEAIRELYGAENTLDITDLKQLPARLVQVIARFM; this is translated from the coding sequence ATGAAAAAGACTTGTATTTTGTCACCGGACAGGCAGCTGACTGAAGAGGAACAGTCGCTTGTCTGGAAAAAGCCGCCTTCACATATTGAAAGTGAAGCAGAAAAACGAATATATGAAGAGATCGTACGAAATTGGAATCGCGGTGAAATGAAAATTAGCACCATTTTGCTGGAAGGGGATGCTGGTTCGGGAAAAACCCAGATTGCCAAAGCTTTATCTGCTGATTTTAACCTGCCTTATACGAAAGTAACCTGTTTTGCAGATATGGATAAATCCGATGTCCTGGGTTCGATTCTTCCGGTGCTGTCAGAAGAAGATGGTCATTCTGATAAGGTTGAATATCGCTATTATCCTTCTGAGATTGTTCGTGCATATGAAAATGGATGGCTCTTGGAGATTCAGGAACCGACAGTGATTCGGGATGCTGCTGTTTTAATGGCGCTAAATTCCGCATTAGAACCAGATGGCAGTCTAAACTTGCCAACTCGTATCGCGCATCGTCACCCTGATTTTATTGCGGTTATCACAACAAACCGCGGTTACAATGGCTTCCGGCCCTTAAATGAAGCTTTGCGAGATCGAGTGCAGCATGCAGAAAAACTAGATTTACCGCCTAAAGAAGTGATGATGGAGCGGGTTAAAGCTAAGACCGGTTATGAATCTGAACCTGTACTATCTCTTTTAGCTGAAACGATTATGGTGCTGGATGAGACAGCCCGCGCCAATGCCATTAAAGGTGTAGCCGGTATGCGTTCCTATATCTTTTGGGTGGATGCCGTTCAAAGTGGTGCCTCAATCCAAAAAAGTTTATATTATAAGGTGTTATACAAAATCACGACCGATCCGCAGGAACTTGTTATTTTAGAGCAGGCACTGGCTAGTCATGGCTTGACAGAAAAGCTTGAGGAAATGGATCACATATGTCAATCGCAAAAAGACGGAGAAAATCCTGAAGTAATGGAACTTAATATTTCCGAAAACGGAGAATTCTCTGCCAAGACAGATCAAGCTGATAAAAATGCAGTGCGTCTGAGAAAATCAGAAGACAGTGAGGGGCATTCTGATACGAGCAGTGATGAAAATACTGATATTTCAAGCAATGATAATGGGGAAAATGGCACTCCATTCTATCATGAGCTCGATAAATCAGATACAACCGAATTACAAAAAAAAGAATTTCGTAAACAGTTGAACAGGGAAGCACGGCAAAGTGTTCAAGGAAGTGTCCATGAAGATATTAAGCTGATTGTCCATCGTCCGGAAGTTACCTACCAGAACAGGGAAGAGTATAACCGTATGATGACAACTTTGATGCCAGTTATTCGGGAATTAATCAGAAAAACAAATCCTCTGTTGGAGCATGAATTATCTGCTGAATTCGCGAAATCGAGGTTGTATGGCACAAAATTTTGCGCGGATCAGGTTGCCACTATGGATTTTCGCACATTTGCCCGCAAGCGTCCGCCTGAGGAAGAACCCTCTATTGCGGTTGCTCTCAGGATTGATGAATCGGCTTCGATGTCAGCCTTTGGCCGATTAGAATCTGCAAAGCAAGCTGCTGTTGCCTTGTATGAATTTTGCACAAGATGCGGTATTCCAATCATGGTCTACGGGGATACAGCAGACCGCTCCAAGCTGGAGCAAATGTCTGTCTATTCCTATGTAGACTTTGAAAGCAAAGATGCAAATGAAAAATATGCTCTTATGAACATTCAGGCTCGCAGCAACAATCGGGATGGTATGGCATTGCGCATTATTTCCGATAGATTGCTTTATGCGCCCCAAAAATCCAAATTAATAATCAGCATCAGTGACGGGCAGCCTAAGGCTATGCCTGATTATTCAGGTGAAAAGGCAGCGTATGATATGAAAGATACTTTGCAGGAATTTAGGCGAAAAGGCATCCAGTTCCTAGCTGCAGCTATTGGACAGGATAAGGAGGCTATCCGAGAACTTTACGGTGCTGAAAACACACTGGATATAACCGATTTGAAGCAGCTTCCAGCAAGATTGGTACAAGTAATCGCAAGGTTCATGTAG
- the mef(A) gene encoding macrolide efflux MFS transporter Mef(A) has product MEKYNNWKLKFYTIWAGQAVSLITSAILQMAIIFYLTEKTGSAMVLSMASLVGFLPYAVFGPAIGVLVDRHDRKKIMIGADLIIAAAGAVLAIVALYMELPIWMVMVVLFIRSVGTAFHTPALNAVTPLLVPEEQLTKCAGYSQSLQSISYIASPAVAALLYSVWELNAIIAIDVLGAVIASITVAIVRIPKLGDQVQSLKPNFIREMKEGMAVLRQNKGLFALLLVGTLYMFVYMPINALYPLITMEYFNGTPMHISITEIAYASGMLIGGLLLGLFGNYQKRILLITASIFMMGISLTISGLLPQSGFFIFVVCCAIMGLSVPFYSGVQTALFQEKIKPEYLGRVFSLTGSIMSLAMPIGLILSGFFADRIGINHWFLISGILIICIAIFCPMITEIRKLDAK; this is encoded by the coding sequence ATGGAAAAATACAACAATTGGAAACTTAAGTTTTATACAATATGGGCAGGGCAGGCAGTATCATTAATCACTAGTGCCATCCTGCAAATGGCGATCATTTTTTACCTTACAGAGAAAACAGGATCTGCGATGGTCTTGTCTATGGCTTCACTAGTAGGTTTTTTACCCTATGCGGTCTTTGGACCAGCCATTGGTGTATTAGTGGATCGTCATGATAGGAAGAAGATAATGATTGGTGCTGATTTAATTATCGCAGCAGCTGGGGCCGTGCTAGCTATTGTTGCATTGTATATGGAGTTACCTATCTGGATGGTTATGGTAGTATTGTTTATCCGCAGTGTTGGAACAGCTTTTCATACCCCTGCTCTCAATGCGGTTACGCCACTTTTAGTACCAGAAGAACAGCTTACGAAATGTGCAGGCTATAGTCAGTCTTTGCAGTCTATAAGCTATATTGCTAGTCCGGCGGTTGCAGCACTCTTATACTCCGTTTGGGAACTAAATGCTATTATTGCCATCGATGTATTGGGTGCTGTGATTGCATCTATTACGGTAGCAATTGTACGTATTCCTAAGCTGGGTGATCAAGTGCAAAGTTTGAAACCAAATTTCATAAGAGAAATGAAAGAAGGAATGGCTGTACTACGGCAAAATAAAGGATTATTTGCTTTATTACTCGTTGGAACATTATATATGTTTGTTTATATGCCCATAAATGCATTATATCCTTTAATCACTATGGAATATTTTAATGGTACACCGATGCATATTTCTATTACGGAGATTGCTTATGCCTCTGGTATGTTGATAGGGGGTCTATTATTAGGGTTATTTGGGAATTACCAAAAGCGAATCTTATTAATAACGGCATCAATTTTTATGATGGGGATAAGCTTAACCATTTCAGGATTACTTCCTCAAAGTGGATTTTTCATATTTGTAGTCTGCTGTGCAATAATGGGGCTTTCGGTTCCGTTTTACAGCGGTGTGCAAACAGCTCTTTTTCAGGAGAAAATTAAGCCTGAATATTTAGGACGTGTATTTTCTTTAACTGGAAGTATCATGTCTCTTGCTATGCCAATTGGGTTAATTCTTTCTGGATTCTTTGCAGATAGAATCGGTATAAACCATTGGTTTTTAATATCAGGTATTTTAATCATTTGCATTGCAATATTTTGCCCAATGATAACTGAGATTAGAAAATTAGATGCAAAATAA